The following proteins are co-located in the Candidatus Methanogranum gryphiswaldense genome:
- the ribC gene encoding riboflavin synthase translates to MKLIGIADTTFARYDMAASAIDELNHTGTGFRVIRYTVPGVKDLPVACKKLIEEQHCDIVLALGMPGPKEKDKMCAHEASTGLIATQLTTNKHIIEVFVHADEARDDKELASLANSRTREHAVNVYDLLFRPENLTKRAGMGLRQGFADEGPVQYR, encoded by the coding sequence ATGAAACTCATAGGCATCGCAGATACGACATTTGCAAGATACGATATGGCCGCATCCGCCATAGACGAACTTAATCATACTGGTACAGGATTCAGGGTCATAAGATACACCGTACCCGGTGTTAAAGATCTGCCTGTAGCATGCAAAAAACTCATTGAAGAACAACATTGTGACATTGTGTTGGCACTGGGTATGCCCGGACCGAAAGAGAAGGACAAGATGTGCGCGCATGAAGCATCCACTGGACTCATTGCTACTCAATTAACAACAAACAAACACATCATAGAGGTCTTCGTACATGCCGATGAGGCACGGGACGACAAAGAACTCGCTTCTCTGGCAAACAGCAGAACAAGAGAACATGCCGTCAATGTTTACGATCTATTATTCCGTCCAGAAAACCTAACAAAAAGAGCGGGAATGGGATTGAGACAGGGATTTGCGGACGAAGGT
- a CDS encoding FAD synthase produces MVRVMATGVFDLIHPGHISYLEQAKALGDELIVIVACDKTVRSKKHEPITPEDIRVRVVEALKPVDKAVIGKEGDIFETVKDIDPDIIVLGFDQKFNEKKLEEDLKAHGLDHIRIVRANEYADDLNATRKIVAKIRGMQ; encoded by the coding sequence ATGGTTAGGGTAATGGCAACGGGAGTCTTCGATCTTATCCATCCCGGACACATATCTTACCTAGAACAAGCTAAGGCATTAGGAGACGAATTGATCGTCATCGTGGCCTGTGATAAGACCGTTCGTTCAAAAAAACATGAACCGATAACTCCCGAAGACATACGTGTAAGGGTTGTTGAAGCATTGAAACCGGTCGATAAGGCCGTCATAGGAAAGGAGGGTGATATCTTTGAGACCGTCAAAGATATTGATCCTGATATCATAGTTCTAGGGTTTGACCAAAAATTCAACGAAAAGAAACTCGAAGAAGATCTAAAGGCCCATGGATTGGATCATATAAGGATCGTAAGAGCTAACGAATACGCGGATGACCTTAACGCGACAAGAAAGATTGTAGCAAAAATAAGAGGCATGCAATGA
- the ribB gene encoding 3,4-dihydroxy-2-butanone-4-phosphate synthase, protein MSIDKALDEIRAGRPVLVFDFDDRERETDLTVASEFITWEQLKMMRQDAGGLVCTTTPYKLAKNIGLPFMADVYWDDREKYPILKDMAPNDIPYDNTKSSFGITINHRKTYTGITDKDRALTIREYSKVIFQDKSAKDIEKEIGQNFRAPGHVHLLNTSSKILKTRFGHTELCTALMYMAGVKPSATICEMMGDDGNSRQKEQVIEYAKRKDIPFITGKEVVEAWEKYLEKNNLDL, encoded by the coding sequence ATGAGCATTGATAAAGCATTGGACGAGATAAGGGCAGGAAGGCCAGTCCTTGTATTCGATTTCGATGACAGAGAACGGGAAACTGATCTTACCGTTGCGTCTGAATTCATCACATGGGAACAACTTAAGATGATGAGGCAAGATGCTGGCGGCCTGGTCTGTACAACAACACCTTACAAACTGGCCAAAAATATAGGACTTCCTTTCATGGCAGATGTTTATTGGGATGACCGGGAAAAATATCCCATATTGAAGGACATGGCACCCAACGATATACCATATGATAATACAAAGTCCTCCTTTGGTATCACGATAAACCACAGGAAAACGTATACTGGCATTACTGATAAGGACAGAGCTTTGACCATCAGGGAATATTCTAAAGTGATATTCCAGGATAAATCCGCAAAAGATATTGAGAAAGAGATCGGGCAAAACTTCCGCGCCCCTGGACATGTACATCTTCTGAATACATCTTCCAAGATACTCAAAACGAGATTCGGACACACTGAACTTTGTACAGCATTAATGTACATGGCAGGTGTCAAACCTTCCGCAACAATATGTGAAATGATGGGTGACGATGGAAATTCTAGACAGAAGGAACAGGTCATTGAATACGCAAAAAGGAAAGACATCCCGTTCATTACAGGTAAAGAGGTCGTAGAGGCTTGGGAAAAATACCTTGAAAAGAACAACCTGGACCTGTGA